A portion of the Malania oleifera isolate guangnan ecotype guangnan chromosome 3, ASM2987363v1, whole genome shotgun sequence genome contains these proteins:
- the LOC131151246 gene encoding 1-aminocyclopropane-1-carboxylate oxidase homolog 1-like, translating into MEISSMRQSFPELAMDYDRTAELKAFDKTKAGVKGLTDAGLKHIPKIFVRPPEELAEELNCPRSNLRVPVIDLAGIDIADRRKETVEEVKVAAEKWGFFQVVNHEIPLKVMDGMIHGLRLFNEGDQEVKKELYTRDRRRKVRFNCNHDLYKSQTANWRDTLTISMLASDSFDPEILPVSCRETTTEYARHVMKLGDALFDLLSEALGLKPDHLRAMECAKGCTLVCHYYPPCPEPELTLGASTHSDPSFLTVLLQDQIGALQVIHEDQWVDVEPIPGGLVVNIADLLQILSNDKFKSIQHRVVAKRAGPRISVACFFSGHLTVPPKPYGPIKELLSEESPPVYREITLDEYVGRFFAGGLEEKNKLDCFKTRKVADASF; encoded by the exons ATGGAAATCTCAAGCATGAGGCAATCCTTCCCTGAACTCGCCATGGACTATGACCGAACCGCCGAGCTAAAAGCTTTTGACAAAACGAAAGCTGGTGTCAAAGGACTGACAGATGCCGGTTTGAAGCATATCCCAAAGATATTCGTCCGACCACCGGAAGAACTCGCCGAGGAGCTGAACTGTCCGCGCTCCAATCTTCGGGTGCCGGTCATTGACCTCGCCGGAATCGATATCGCCGACCGACGCAAGGAGACTGTCGAGGAAGTCAAGGTTGCAGCAGAGAAGTGGGGCTTCTTCCAGGTGGTGAACCATGAAATCCCCTTGAAGGTAATGGATGGGATGATTCATGGGCTGCGCTTGTTCAATGAGGGAGACCAGGAGGTTAAGAAAGAACTCTACACTCGAGATCGCCGGAGGAAAGTGAGATTCAACTGCAACCATGATTTGTATAAGTCCCAAACCGCCAACTGGAGGGACACCTTGACTATCTCTATGCTGGCTTCTGATAGCTTCGATCCGGAAATACTACCCGTTTCATGCAG AGAAACGACGACGGAGTACGCAAGGCATGTTATGAAGTTGGGAGACGCATTGTTCGACTTGCTATCTGAGGCTCTTGGGCTCAAGCCGGACCACCTAAGAGCCATGGAGTGTGCCAAAGGATGCACCCTGGTGTGCCACTACTACCCACCATGCCCCGAGCCAGAGCTGACTCTGGGAGCCAGCACCCACTCCGACCCTTCCTTCCTCACCGTTCTCCTTCAAGACCAGATTGGTGCCCTCCAAGTCATACATGAAGACCAATGGGTTGATGTCGAACCCATCCCAGGAGGATTAGTAGTAAACATAGCAGATCTTCTACAG ATTTTATCAAACGACAAGTTCAAGAGCATCCAGCACAGAGTGGTGGCCAAGAGGGCTGGACCGAGGATATCAGTAGCGTGCTTTTTCTCGGGACATCTGACCGTACCTCCAAAGCCTTACGGGCCAATCAAGGAGTTACTCTCAGAAGAAAGCCCCCCGGTGTACAGAGAGATTACCTTAGATGAATATGTCGGCAGATTTTTTGCCGGCGGGCTTGAAGAGAAGAACAAACTTGATTGTTTCAAGACACGAAAGGTAGCAGATGCCTCATtctga